From Candidatus Woesearchaeota archaeon, one genomic window encodes:
- a CDS encoding DMT family transporter gives MNYPLGVLFGIIVMISWGLDKICWKKVSSKLDHHTMLLFNYFFMVLFLFIFSAITNNIKWISLNDLLLAAFMGFLGFIAILMFFISFRFTQISLITALTTAYVPIAAILAVFIFKESITLLLLIGTALVFMGIFLLSLKDGKLKIKNWKITLLLAAAISVIWGFTYPFLRILVNSMGAVTASLYFEGFIMLFCLIYFLIRNKNHKFIVKKENTRWLILSGLLGAVGAVFYNFSLDHGLILIASPMASASMIITVLASWLFLKERLTKKQWVYIIVILSGLILISI, from the coding sequence ATGAACTATCCGCTTGGCGTGCTGTTCGGCATTATCGTCATGATCAGCTGGGGCCTTGACAAGATATGCTGGAAAAAGGTTTCATCTAAGTTAGATCATCACACAATGCTGCTGTTTAATTATTTCTTCATGGTCTTGTTTCTGTTTATTTTTTCAGCCATAACAAACAACATAAAGTGGATCAGCCTGAATGATCTATTGCTGGCTGCATTTATGGGCTTCTTGGGATTTATAGCAATTCTGATGTTTTTCATTTCATTCAGATTCACACAGATATCATTGATAACCGCTCTCACCACAGCTTATGTGCCAATTGCTGCAATTCTGGCCGTATTTATTTTTAAAGAAAGCATAACCCTGCTCTTGCTTATCGGCACAGCTCTTGTTTTCATGGGTATTTTTCTGTTAAGCTTAAAGGACGGCAAATTAAAAATAAAGAACTGGAAAATAACTTTGCTGCTTGCAGCAGCCATATCTGTTATATGGGGATTCACATATCCTTTCCTCAGGATTTTGGTAAACAGCATGGGCGCAGTAACAGCATCGCTTTATTTTGAGGGCTTTATAATGCTTTTCTGCCTGATTTATTTTTTGATCAGGAACAAAAACCATAAATTTATTGTAAAAAAAGAAAACACAAGATGGCTTATTTTAAGCGGCCTTTTAGGCGCAGTTGGAGCTGTGTTTTACAACTTCAGCCTTGATCATGGCCTTATTCTGATAGCCTCGCCAATGGCATCTGCTTCAATGATAATAACTGTTTTGGCTTCATGGCTTTTCTTAAAGGAAAGATTAACGAAGAAGCAATGGGTTTATATAATAGTTATACTGTCAGGTTTAATCTTGATTTCTATATAA
- a CDS encoding peptidylprolyl isomerase, which produces MADETKKEIAVIDTSKGIIKVELDRQNAPLTVNNFVNYANNRFYDGLIFHRVIPGFMIQGGGMDENLTQKNAYAPLVKNEAKNGLKNLRGTIAMARTSMIDSATSQFFINVIDNSFLDHRDETSGGYGYAVFGKVTEGMDVVDAISLAETGSKNGFDDVPIETIKINSIRIE; this is translated from the coding sequence ATGGCAGATGAAACAAAAAAAGAAATAGCAGTTATTGACACGTCAAAAGGCATTATAAAAGTTGAGCTTGACAGGCAAAATGCTCCTCTGACAGTCAATAATTTTGTGAACTATGCAAATAATAGATTTTATGACGGCCTTATTTTCCACAGGGTAATACCTGGCTTTATGATACAGGGCGGCGGCATGGATGAGAATTTAACACAGAAAAACGCATATGCCCCTCTTGTCAAGAATGAGGCAAAAAACGGCCTGAAAAATCTAAGGGGCACAATAGCAATGGCAAGGACAAGCATGATTGACAGCGCAACATCGCAGTTCTTCATAAATGTAATTGACAATTCTTTCCTGGATCACAGAGATGAAACTTCGGGAGGATACGGCTATGCTGTTTTTGGCAAGGTCACCGAGGGAATGGATGTTGTGGATGCCATCAGCCTGGCTGAAACCGGCTCTAAAAACGGATTTGATGATGTTCCTATTGAAACTATAAAAATAAACTCAATCAGAATAGAATGA
- a CDS encoding 30S ribosomal protein S11, with the protein MTKPQSDSEDKRSQAPQNDAENAKAPSRSQGREEERHYREETRWGIAHIYSSYNNTIIHITDITGTETIALTSGGQVVKSDRMESSPTAAMIAAKKAAETAFEKGITGINVKIKAPGGHNGPTNPGPGAQAAIRALSRMGLRIGIIEDVTPIPHDGCRKKGGKRGRRV; encoded by the coding sequence ATGACAAAACCACAAAGCGATTCTGAGGATAAACGCTCTCAAGCGCCGCAAAATGATGCTGAGAATGCAAAAGCGCCTTCTCGATCACAAGGCAGAGAGGAAGAAAGGCATTACAGAGAAGAAACTAGATGGGGAATTGCCCATATTTATTCCAGTTACAACAATACAATAATCCATATCACAGATATAACTGGCACGGAAACAATTGCGCTTACATCTGGCGGCCAGGTGGTCAAGTCAGACAGAATGGAAAGTTCGCCGACTGCTGCAATGATTGCCGCAAAGAAGGCTGCTGAGACTGCATTTGAAAAAGGAATCACAGGAATAAATGTTAAAATAAAAGCGCCTGGCGGGCATAACGGCCCTACAAATCCCGGGCCAGGAGCGCAAGCTGCCATAAGGGCATTGTCAAGAATGGGCCTAAGAATCGGCATAATAGAAGACGTCACGCCTATTCCGCATGATGGATGCAGGAAAAAAGGCGGAAAAAGAGGGAGGCGGGTTTAA
- a CDS encoding YbaK/EbsC family protein has translation MEHKPVNTSEEAAKVRGTELKQGAKALVCKAGNNFVQLVISAATELDLDRAKRVIGSAVSLANADDVKVLSGVSIGAVPPFGNLFGIKVYVDKRLTENEQIAFNAGMHTKSIKMRAKDLVRVTGAKVVEISK, from the coding sequence ATGGAGCACAAGCCCGTTAATACATCAGAAGAAGCTGCAAAAGTCAGGGGAACTGAATTGAAGCAAGGCGCAAAGGCGCTTGTCTGCAAAGCAGGAAATAATTTTGTGCAATTGGTTATTTCTGCTGCTACTGAGCTTGATCTTGATAGGGCAAAAAGAGTGATTGGATCAGCAGTTTCACTTGCAAATGCAGATGATGTAAAAGTTTTGAGCGGCGTTTCAATCGGAGCAGTTCCTCCGTTTGGAAATTTGTTTGGCATAAAAGTTTACGTTGACAAAAGGCTGACAGAGAACGAGCAGATCGCCTTCAATGCAGGAATGCACACAAAATCAATAAAGATGAGAGCAAAGGATCTTGTGAGGGTTACTGGGGCTAAGGTTGTGGAGATTAGCAAATAG
- a CDS encoding HAD family hydrolase — MLKVISFDLDGTLLDKERFDNVFWFEEVPRLYSRKNKISLEKAKKFVYGEYHKVGNKRLDWYFPSYWFRHFKLKEDHRAVMRDMKHRIKLLPEVKKVLKKLSKKYRLIVVTTSTHEMNELKLETEGLRDYFSKIFSVTSDFKMIKKNPNVFLKIIKKLKIKKNEIVHIGDDYEDDYITPRKAGIKAILIDRKNRHKGKFIINTLKKLENLINA; from the coding sequence ATGCTAAAAGTAATCTCCTTTGACCTCGACGGGACATTATTGGACAAAGAAAGGTTTGACAATGTCTTCTGGTTTGAGGAAGTTCCGAGGCTCTACTCAAGGAAAAATAAGATCAGCCTTGAAAAAGCAAAGAAATTTGTTTATGGGGAATACCATAAAGTCGGGAATAAGCGCCTTGACTGGTATTTTCCTTCATACTGGTTCAGGCATTTTAAATTGAAGGAAGATCATAGGGCTGTAATGAGGGATATGAAGCACAGGATCAAGCTTCTCCCGGAAGTTAAAAAAGTTCTGAAAAAATTAAGCAAAAAATACAGATTGATTGTTGTGACAACATCAACGCATGAGATGAATGAATTGAAGCTTGAAACTGAAGGTTTAAGAGATTATTTTTCAAAGATCTTTTCAGTAACATCAGACTTCAAGATGATAAAAAAGAACCCGAATGTATTCTTAAAAATCATAAAAAAGCTAAAAATAAAAAAGAACGAAATAGTTCATATCGGGGATGATTATGAAGATGATTATATCACACCAAGAAAAGCCGGGATCAAAGCAATTCTGATTGACAGAAAGAACAGGCACAAAGGAAAATTTATAATAAATACCCTTAAAAAATTAGAAAATCTTATAAATGCCTGA
- a CDS encoding 50S ribosomal protein L18e — MKTGPTNQILKKLIEELKRMSYKEKAKIWHRIAEELESSARKRRIVNLSKIDLYSNDNETVIVPGKVLGSGDLMHKVNIAAWQFSESAIEKIKASKNKFFTINEIMEKNPKGKDLRIIG, encoded by the coding sequence ATGAAAACAGGACCGACAAACCAAATATTGAAAAAGCTCATAGAAGAGCTAAAGAGAATGAGCTATAAAGAAAAAGCCAAGATATGGCACAGAATAGCTGAAGAGCTGGAAAGCTCTGCAAGAAAAAGAAGAATAGTTAATTTATCAAAGATAGATCTTTATTCGAATGATAATGAAACTGTTATTGTTCCCGGAAAAGTGCTTGGCTCAGGGGATCTAATGCACAAGGTAAATATTGCTGCATGGCAGTTTTCAGAGTCTGCAATTGAAAAAATAAAGGCTTCAAAAAACAAATTTTTCACAATAAATGAAATAATGGAAAAAAATCCCAAGGGAAAGGATTTGAGGATAATAGGATAA
- a CDS encoding DNA-directed RNA polymerase subunit D, whose product MEIRLLENDKKNFKLSFVIKDSTAAIVNAVRRNAISKVLTMAIEDVEFRKNSSVLYDEIVAHRLGLIPLKTDLKSYTLPSKCKCEGKGCAHCQLKLTLKAKGPAVVYASDIKSKDPKVIPVYPETPIVKLTKGQELELEATAVLGSGEDHIKWSPGLVYYKNKPVVEIIKDCENKDEVFKACPLKIFDLKDGKLTINKDNLIKCHLCEACIDICRPKGAIKIEKSNDFIFYVESWGQLSAKEIVEQSLDSFDDQLDGFTEALKKAK is encoded by the coding sequence ATGGAAATAAGGCTATTGGAAAATGACAAGAAGAATTTTAAACTTTCATTTGTTATCAAGGATTCAACAGCTGCGATTGTCAATGCAGTCAGAAGAAATGCCATAAGCAAAGTTCTGACAATGGCAATTGAGGATGTGGAATTCAGAAAGAACTCGTCTGTTTTGTATGATGAAATTGTTGCGCACCGCCTGGGATTGATTCCACTGAAGACAGATTTGAAGTCATACACATTGCCAAGCAAGTGCAAATGCGAGGGCAAGGGATGCGCTCACTGCCAGTTAAAGCTTACATTAAAGGCAAAAGGGCCTGCTGTTGTTTATGCCTCTGACATCAAGTCAAAAGACCCGAAAGTTATCCCGGTTTATCCTGAAACTCCGATTGTAAAATTAACAAAGGGCCAGGAGCTGGAATTAGAAGCAACAGCTGTTCTGGGATCAGGAGAAGATCATATCAAATGGAGCCCTGGCCTGGTTTATTACAAGAACAAGCCTGTTGTTGAAATCATCAAGGATTGTGAAAACAAGGACGAAGTTTTTAAGGCCTGCCCATTAAAAATATTTGATCTAAAGGACGGAAAATTGACAATCAACAAAGACAATTTGATTAAATGCCACTTGTGCGAAGCGTGCATTGATATATGCAGGCCAAAAGGGGCAATAAAAATCGAGAAAAGCAATGATTTTATTTTTTATGTTGAATCATGGGGACAGTTAAGCGCGAAAGAAATTGTCGAGCAATCTTTGGACAGTTTCGATGATCAACTTGACGGTTTCACAGAGGCACTCAAAAAAGCAAAGTGA
- a CDS encoding cobalamin-dependent protein (Presence of a B(12) (cobalamin)-binding domain implies dependence on cobalamin itself, in one of its several forms, or in some unusual lineages, dependence on a cobalamin-like analog.) — protein sequence MTKKIMLIKPPVETDAVFDPIRTTQPIGSWYIASYLKERGYDVNIFDTVIEGISQRVMVNSSLSYEDFQKQKATDLQTMAAGQFVEKYSPQILEGGVSRQVVRTGLSNEKILDRIRKENPEYIGLSIFASCNHGSAIKIAKLIKSEFPEIKIVAGGAHATDMAEKVLQDSEGAISFCVKGDGQFVLEEIIEGKTPETGVAYMENGRLVNKGEYRRMRMDEFSTLDPTLLENIVLPMPATHTQDTQGRKYVDVMFSRGCKKKCEYCVAGSKNYGYDPLSLDKVDKQLKSLKQAGYEELVVQDDDLLRNKEYFFEVLKLINKYDFKWQDNGGIAIEDLDVKVADAIIENGNCNSLYVPFNPRNYKVKQAANSATKTYSGNVEQLKRLREAGIYIYTSGIYGTDVQTKEDIDGEINIYKNLIQDGFVDQALVFAVSHLPGTRNHQLFSQDIVDHQDWIGYSIFVPHAKTSSMSIREVETAVVKANQEFNRIQEIAGPWGSSFPK from the coding sequence ATGACAAAAAAAATAATGTTGATTAAACCGCCAGTGGAAACAGATGCAGTTTTTGACCCAATCAGAACTACGCAGCCAATAGGCTCGTGGTATATTGCAAGCTACCTTAAAGAGAGAGGTTATGATGTTAACATATTTGACACAGTAATTGAAGGAATAAGCCAAAGAGTAATGGTTAATTCTAGCCTAAGCTATGAAGACTTCCAAAAACAAAAAGCTACTGACTTGCAGACAATGGCTGCTGGGCAATTTGTTGAAAAATATTCTCCACAAATACTTGAAGGTGGGGTTTCAAGGCAAGTAGTCAGAACAGGATTGTCAAATGAAAAAATTTTAGATAGAATTAGAAAAGAGAATCCAGAGTATATAGGATTATCAATATTTGCTTCATGCAACCACGGCTCAGCCATAAAAATTGCAAAACTAATTAAGTCAGAATTTCCAGAAATAAAAATTGTTGCTGGAGGAGCTCATGCTACAGACATGGCTGAAAAAGTATTGCAAGATTCTGAAGGTGCTATAAGTTTTTGCGTGAAAGGTGACGGTCAGTTTGTGCTTGAAGAAATTATCGAAGGAAAAACTCCGGAAACTGGCGTTGCTTATATGGAAAATGGAAGGCTAGTTAATAAGGGAGAATATAGGAGAATGAGAATGGATGAGTTCTCAACCTTGGATCCAACACTGCTTGAAAACATAGTGCTTCCAATGCCAGCAACTCACACACAAGATACACAAGGAAGAAAATATGTTGATGTAATGTTTTCAAGAGGATGCAAAAAGAAATGCGAATATTGTGTGGCTGGAAGCAAAAACTACGGTTACGACCCGCTAAGTTTAGACAAAGTTGACAAACAGCTTAAATCATTGAAACAAGCAGGATATGAAGAACTTGTAGTCCAAGATGATGACTTGCTTAGGAACAAAGAATACTTTTTTGAAGTTTTAAAACTTATAAACAAGTATGATTTTAAGTGGCAGGACAATGGAGGAATTGCAATAGAAGACCTTGATGTTAAAGTAGCAGATGCAATAATTGAGAACGGCAACTGCAATTCATTGTACGTGCCTTTCAATCCAAGAAACTACAAAGTCAAACAAGCAGCAAACTCAGCAACAAAAACATATTCCGGAAATGTAGAACAGCTAAAAAGACTAAGAGAAGCAGGAATATATATCTACACCAGCGGAATATATGGGACAGATGTGCAAACCAAGGAAGATATAGACGGCGAGATAAACATCTACAAAAACCTCATACAAGACGGCTTCGTAGACCAAGCTTTAGTATTCGCTGTTTCACATTTGCCTGGAACAAGAAACCACCAGTTATTTAGTCAAGACATTGTTGACCACCAAGATTGGATAGGCTACTCCATATTCGTTCCACATGCAAAAACATCCAGCATGAGCATAAGAGAAGTGGAAACAGCAGTAGTAAAGGCAAACCAAGAGTTTAATAGAATACAAGAGATTGCTGGTCCTTGGGGAAGCTCATTCCCAAAATGA
- a CDS encoding Lrp/AsnC family transcriptional regulator, producing the protein MDNTEPIKLDKIDRKILLELDKNCRISDTQLAKKAGRSREAVKYRIKQLIEKGIIEKFITSINHAKLGISYYKIFLQLENIPEEKEKLFAYIGNHKKIPWHGICSGVWDYIIGVSAESSMEFDRIKNEIFTKFKHLIIKKEIGLMVETKQYVKKYLTGGIYDVKSFAGEIVRNEIDELDQKILDILANNARIPIAHLAKEASSSVKTVSTRIKNLEEKGIIIGYRISVDINKLGLEFFKIILYYRSISPEEERKLLEYIKRLPQSIYYIKMIAPWDAELEMIVNNYHELNKIVDDLRKEFHEIIRNHETVIIHRENWLPAIEKETA; encoded by the coding sequence ATGGACAATACTGAACCTATAAAGCTAGACAAGATCGACCGAAAAATACTCCTTGAGCTGGACAAGAACTGCAGGATTTCAGACACGCAACTGGCGAAGAAAGCGGGAAGGTCGAGAGAAGCTGTAAAATACAGAATCAAGCAATTGATTGAAAAAGGAATTATTGAGAAATTCATTACTTCGATAAACCATGCCAAGCTGGGAATATCATATTACAAGATATTCCTTCAATTAGAGAATATTCCTGAAGAAAAGGAAAAACTATTTGCTTATATAGGAAACCACAAAAAAATACCCTGGCACGGAATTTGCAGCGGTGTTTGGGATTACATTATTGGTGTTTCTGCAGAATCTTCTATGGAATTTGACAGGATTAAAAATGAAATCTTTACAAAGTTCAAGCATCTTATCATTAAGAAAGAGATAGGGCTGATGGTAGAAACAAAGCAGTATGTTAAGAAATATCTGACTGGAGGAATATATGATGTGAAATCCTTTGCAGGAGAGATTGTTCGCAATGAAATAGATGAATTAGACCAGAAAATATTAGACATCCTAGCAAACAATGCAAGAATCCCGATTGCGCATCTTGCAAAAGAGGCAAGCTCCAGCGTAAAAACCGTCAGCACCAGAATAAAAAATCTCGAGGAGAAAGGGATAATTATCGGCTACAGGATAAGTGTCGATATAAACAAATTAGGACTGGAGTTTTTTAAAATAATATTATACTATAGGTCAATAAGCCCTGAAGAAGAAAGAAAACTTCTCGAATATATCAAAAGGCTTCCCCAGTCCATTTATTATATAAAGATGATTGCGCCATGGGATGCAGAATTAGAAATGATTGTGAATAACTATCATGAATTAAACAAAATCGTAGATGACCTGAGGAAGGAATTCCATGAAATTATAAGAAACCATGAAACGGTTATAATACACCGCGAGAATTGGCTTCCGGCAATTGAGAAAGAAACAGCATAG
- the minD gene encoding cell division ATPase MinD encodes MTKFVAIASAKGGVGKTTTAINLGVALSSYGRDVTLVDGNLTNPNIGLFLGVPILAATLHDVLIGKKHISEATYLHPSGLKLVTGSLSFSNIDENASGRLKGALRELNGTTEIALIDTAATLGKHAADAIKAADELIIVTNPDLPSVTDALKTIKLAEENGISTIGIVLNNVKNDENEMSAENVESILEKTVIGIIPHDDNVRKALFLKHPVAYIEPNAPASAAFRKLAALLVRK; translated from the coding sequence ATGACTAAGTTTGTTGCAATTGCTTCAGCAAAAGGAGGAGTGGGAAAAACAACTACCGCTATTAATCTCGGAGTAGCGCTCAGCAGTTATGGCAGGGATGTAACTCTTGTTGACGGCAATTTAACCAACCCAAATATCGGGTTATTTCTCGGGGTTCCGATTCTGGCGGCAACTTTGCACGATGTTCTGATCGGAAAAAAGCACATTTCTGAAGCAACATATCTTCATCCCAGCGGCTTGAAGCTTGTAACTGGCTCGCTTTCTTTTTCAAACATTGACGAGAATGCAAGCGGAAGATTAAAAGGCGCTTTAAGGGAGCTGAATGGAACAACTGAAATTGCGCTTATCGACACAGCTGCAACTTTGGGAAAGCACGCTGCTGACGCAATTAAAGCAGCGGATGAGTTAATTATTGTTACAAACCCGGATCTTCCGTCTGTGACAGATGCGCTTAAAACAATAAAATTAGCTGAGGAGAATGGCATTTCAACTATCGGCATTGTATTGAACAATGTTAAGAATGATGAAAATGAGATGAGCGCTGAGAATGTTGAATCAATTTTAGAGAAAACTGTAATTGGCATAATTCCCCATGATGACAATGTAAGAAAGGCTCTTTTTTTGAAGCATCCTGTTGCCTATATTGAGCCGAATGCGCCGGCTTCAGCTGCTTTCAGAAAACTTGCTGCACTTTTGGTGAGAAAATGA
- a CDS encoding 30S ribosomal protein S13 has product MEEKHEFRYLVRIMQTDLDGNKAIAMAIRKIRGVNFMLSNAICRMANVEKTKKAGDLSDEDVLKLETVIRDPLKFKIPVWMLNRRKDYETGSDMHLFAADLDFAKGNDIKILKKIKSRRGIRHTAGLPLRGQRTKSNFRRTKSKGKGTLGVIKRSGAKPGKV; this is encoded by the coding sequence ATGGAAGAAAAGCACGAATTCAGGTATCTTGTAAGAATCATGCAGACTGATCTCGACGGAAATAAGGCAATAGCCATGGCCATCAGAAAAATAAGAGGGGTTAATTTCATGCTTTCCAATGCCATATGCAGGATGGCAAATGTAGAAAAAACAAAAAAAGCAGGAGATCTTTCTGACGAGGATGTTTTAAAATTGGAAACTGTGATCAGGGATCCCCTGAAATTCAAAATTCCTGTATGGATGCTGAACAGAAGAAAAGACTATGAAACTGGCAGCGACATGCATTTATTTGCAGCTGATCTTGACTTTGCAAAAGGCAATGACATCAAAATATTGAAGAAGATAAAGAGCAGAAGGGGAATAAGGCATACTGCTGGATTGCCTTTGCGCGGACAGAGAACAAAATCAAACTTCAGAAGAACAAAAAGCAAGGGCAAGGGAACGCTTGGCGTCATTAAAAGATCGGGTGCCAAGCCCGGAAAGGTATAA
- a CDS encoding preprotein translocase subunit Sec61beta: MAQEKVSMPTSTAGITRYFDDYKSKIEFKPGMIVVFSIIVIIVMLILHAYGSALLGI, encoded by the coding sequence ATGGCGCAAGAAAAAGTATCAATGCCGACAAGCACAGCAGGAATCACGAGATATTTTGACGACTACAAATCAAAGATAGAATTCAAGCCAGGCATGATTGTTGTTTTCTCTATAATTGTCATTATAGTTATGCTTATTCTGCATGCTTACGGCAGCGCGTTGCTAGGAATATAA
- the gatC gene encoding Asp-tRNA(Asn)/Glu-tRNA(Gln) amidotransferase subunit GatC has protein sequence MKVDKELIEHVAELARLKLTNEEIDKFLPQLKEILDAFSKLDEIDVTDTKPSFQPIDLKNVMREDKVEKCLTQEEALSLTEHKKDGYFKGPRAV, from the coding sequence ATGAAAGTTGATAAAGAGCTTATTGAGCATGTTGCAGAGCTTGCAAGGTTAAAGCTTACAAATGAAGAGATTGATAAATTTCTGCCTCAGCTAAAGGAAATTCTGGATGCATTTTCAAAGCTTGATGAAATTGATGTAACAGATACAAAGCCTAGCTTCCAGCCGATTGATCTGAAAAATGTGATGCGCGAAGACAAAGTGGAAAAATGCCTTACGCAGGAAGAAGCTTTGTCATTGACAGAGCATAAGAAAGACGGTTATTTCAAAGGACCGAGGGCGGTGTGA
- a CDS encoding nascent polypeptide-associated complex protein, with amino-acid sequence MFPGIDPRQMQQAMKKLGMKQEEIEASEVIIKCEDKDIVITNPSVQKVNMMGQESFQISGTINEREKSVEISEDDIKTVMEQANVDQESARKALKDSNGDIAEAILKLKSQ; translated from the coding sequence ATGTTTCCAGGAATTGACCCAAGACAGATGCAGCAGGCTATGAAAAAGCTTGGCATGAAGCAGGAAGAGATAGAAGCATCAGAAGTCATAATAAAGTGTGAAGATAAAGACATTGTAATAACTAATCCCAGCGTTCAGAAAGTAAATATGATGGGCCAGGAATCGTTTCAGATCAGCGGCACTATAAACGAAAGGGAAAAGAGCGTAGAGATCTCAGAGGATGACATCAAGACTGTGATGGAGCAGGCAAATGTTGATCAAGAATCTGCAAGAAAGGCATTAAAAGACTCAAATGGAGATATTGCAGAGGCTATCTTGAAGCTGAAAAGCCAGTAA
- a CDS encoding helix-turn-helix domain-containing protein, protein METDFLKDIGLTDNEIRVYLELLKLGEALASELSDRTNVNRTLTYQILSNLMKRGLISYVIKNNIKYFKAANPSKLLDFLKEKEINIERLIPELFKLTPPKEKKYSVELYEGKEGLKTIMNDIIRSKPKEWLDFTSGLTVEILPEFFMDKWNKSRIKEKIKARILINNTPEGRKRGKDLEKLKFTEIRYLPEDLKSPSHIYIYGNKVGIALWVKEFPFGVLIESEEIANRFREFFEWFWRLSKKC, encoded by the coding sequence ATGGAAACCGATTTTTTAAAGGATATCGGATTAACAGACAACGAAATAAGGGTTTATTTGGAACTGCTGAAATTAGGCGAAGCCTTGGCCAGTGAATTATCAGACAGAACTAATGTAAATAGAACCTTGACATATCAGATATTAAGCAATTTAATGAAAAGAGGGTTGATTAGTTATGTTATTAAAAATAATATCAAATACTTCAAAGCTGCTAATCCATCTAAATTGCTGGATTTTCTTAAAGAGAAAGAGATTAATATTGAAAGGCTGATCCCGGAATTATTTAAATTAACCCCGCCTAAAGAGAAAAAGTATTCTGTAGAGCTGTATGAAGGCAAAGAAGGGCTAAAGACCATAATGAATGATATAATAAGATCAAAGCCAAAAGAATGGCTGGATTTTACTTCTGGCTTAACAGTTGAAATTCTGCCTGAATTTTTCATGGATAAATGGAATAAATCAAGGATTAAAGAGAAAATAAAAGCGAGAATCTTGATTAACAACACTCCCGAAGGAAGAAAAAGGGGCAAGGATTTAGAAAAACTGAAATTTACAGAGATCAGATATTTGCCAGAAGATTTAAAATCTCCATCTCATATTTATATTTACGGAAATAAGGTTGGTATTGCCTTGTGGGTCAAAGAATTTCCATTCGGGGTTTTAATTGAAAGCGAAGAAATTGCCAACAGATTCAGGGAATTTTTTGAATGGTTTTGGAGGTTAAGTAAAAAATGCTAA